The following is a genomic window from Solanum lycopersicum chromosome 6, SLM_r2.1.
CCTCTTCCATCAACCatcaaaaattgaaaagtaaGCAAACAcagaaatttctcaaaaagcTAACCAAAAATGTCTCTGATCCCAAGAATCTTCGGCGACCGACGAAGCAGTAGCATGTTCGATCCATTTTCAATTGACGTATTTGATCAATTTAGGGGATTAGGCTTTCCAGGTACCAATTCAGGGGAGACCTCTGCATTTGCTAACACTCGAATCGATTGGAAGGAAACTCCAGAAGCTCATGTGTTCAAGGCTGATCTTCCAGGGCTTAAGAAGGAGGAAGTGAAAGTGGAGATCGAAGAAGATAGGGTTCTTCAGATCAGCGGAGAGAGGAACGTGGAGAAAGAAGATAAGAACGACACTTGGCATCGTGTGGAAC
Proteins encoded in this region:
- the HSP20-1 gene encoding 17.7 kDa class I heat shock protein; protein product: MSLIPRIFGDRRSSSMFDPFSIDVFDQFRGLGFPGTNSGETSAFANTRIDWKETPEAHVFKADLPGLKKEEVKVEIEEDRVLQISGERNVEKEDKNDTWHRVERSSGKFMRRFRLPENAKMDQVKASMENGVLTVTVPKEEVKKPDVKSIEISG